One genomic window of bacterium includes the following:
- a CDS encoding Hsp20/alpha crystallin family protein, which produces MRDKIPLLARIARPKRRREDIREFRFEYIRIEQGTRPLPWGEQSQWVPPVDVYGNEQSLVVEVHLPGVRPEDTRIEFGQNFVRVSGSRHDVEVAGRRDYFHMEIERGQFQRVIQLPEGVTTTDYDARFEQGVLRMTFPYQGKSWGTARSADRFPEEWS; this is translated from the coding sequence ATGAGAGACAAGATTCCTCTATTGGCTCGGATAGCACGCCCCAAGAGGCGTCGTGAAGACATCAGGGAGTTTCGCTTCGAGTACATTCGCATAGAGCAAGGCACTAGGCCATTACCCTGGGGTGAGCAATCCCAATGGGTTCCGCCGGTGGACGTTTATGGAAATGAGCAGTCGCTGGTTGTCGAAGTGCACTTGCCAGGTGTCAGGCCAGAAGACACCCGGATTGAATTTGGCCAAAACTTCGTTCGGGTCTCCGGGAGCCGGCATGACGTTGAGGTAGCTGGCCGGCGCGATTACTTCCACATGGAGATTGAGCGCGGACAATTCCAAAGAGTGATTCAATTGCCGGAAGGTGTTACAACAACTGATTATGATGCGAGATTCGAGCAGGGAGTACTCCGAATGACTTTCCCCTATCAAGGCAAGTCTTGGGGGACTGCCCGTAGTGCGGATCGCTTCCCCGAGGAGTGGTCATGA